In Pseudomonadota bacterium, a single genomic region encodes these proteins:
- the polA gene encoding DNA polymerase I, with translation MGVTHTTSGKLLLLVDGSSYLYRAFHALPPLSTSRGEPTGAVHGVAAMLKRVVKDHAPDYLAVVFDAKGKTFRDDLYAQYKAYRPAMPDELRAQIEPLHALVRAMGLPILAVEGVEADDVIATLATEASAAGIATLIASGDKDLAQLVDERVRIANDNTILDAAGVKGKFGVPPGLIVDYLALIGDKTDNVPGIPKVGPKTAVGWLERYRSLDGVIAHAGEIPGRIGENLRAALPDLPLSKRLVTVLRDVPLEVGPEDLAPSAPDIGALKALYTRLEFKTWLDELLAAAPQAAVPEGVAPRYETVLTRAQLDAWLERLSTADLIAIDTETTSLAYMQARIVGVSFAVETGHAAYVPFGHDYEGAPAQLSEAAVLEALRPILEDPARGKLGHNLKYDISVFATHGIALSGIRHDSMLESYVLDSTATRHDLDSLALKYLGVRTIHYQDVAGKGTQQVTFNRVPLERAGPYAAEDVDVALKLHEAFRPRLCAEPGLTQLYEDIEVPLIPVLSRIERNGVRIDTAMLREQSRELGRRLRDIEEEAHQAAGMVFNLDSPRQIQEILFERLGLPVTERTAKGQPSTAESVLQELALDYPLPRLILEHRSLAKLRSTYTEKLPQQVDPGTGRVHTSYHQAVAATGRLSSADPNLQNIPVRTEEGRRIRRAFVAPPGYRLIAGDYSQIELRIMAHLSADPLLVAAFAEGLDIHRATAAEMFGVAPESVSAEHRRAAKTINFGLLYGMSAFGLARQLGIERGAAQQYVDRYFARHSGVRAFMDRIRSQARRQGYVETVFHRRLHLPEINSRNAPRRQYAERTAINAPMQGTAADLIKLAMIRVDRWIADTGIDAKVILQVHDELVLEIAEDAVDLACRGLKDIMESVAQLTVPLAVDVGAGTHWDEAH, from the coding sequence ATGGGCGTAACACACACCACGAGCGGAAAGCTCCTGCTCTTGGTCGACGGGTCGTCCTATCTGTACCGGGCCTTCCACGCCCTGCCGCCGCTCTCGACCTCGCGCGGCGAGCCGACCGGGGCCGTGCACGGGGTCGCCGCGATGCTCAAGCGAGTCGTCAAGGATCATGCGCCGGACTACCTGGCCGTGGTCTTCGACGCCAAGGGCAAGACCTTCCGCGACGACCTCTATGCCCAATACAAGGCTTACCGCCCGGCCATGCCAGACGAGCTGCGGGCCCAGATCGAACCACTGCATGCCCTGGTGCGGGCCATGGGCCTGCCGATCCTGGCGGTCGAGGGGGTCGAGGCCGACGATGTGATCGCCACCCTGGCCACAGAGGCGAGCGCGGCCGGGATCGCGACGCTCATCGCGAGCGGCGACAAGGACCTCGCCCAGCTCGTAGACGAACGCGTCCGGATCGCCAACGACAACACGATCCTCGATGCGGCCGGGGTCAAGGGCAAGTTCGGCGTGCCGCCGGGGCTCATCGTCGATTACCTGGCGCTCATCGGGGACAAGACCGACAACGTCCCGGGAATCCCCAAGGTCGGGCCCAAGACCGCCGTGGGCTGGCTCGAACGGTACCGTTCCCTGGACGGCGTCATCGCGCATGCCGGTGAGATCCCGGGCAGGATCGGCGAGAATCTGCGCGCCGCCTTGCCCGATCTGCCCCTCTCCAAGCGCCTGGTGACGGTATTGCGGGACGTACCGTTGGAGGTCGGGCCGGAGGACCTCGCGCCGAGCGCTCCCGACATCGGGGCCTTGAAGGCGCTCTATACCCGGCTCGAATTCAAGACGTGGCTCGACGAACTGCTGGCCGCGGCGCCTCAAGCGGCCGTGCCCGAGGGCGTGGCACCCCGCTATGAGACGGTGTTGACGCGGGCGCAGCTCGATGCGTGGCTCGAGCGCCTGAGCACCGCCGATCTCATCGCCATCGATACCGAGACCACGAGCCTGGCCTATATGCAGGCCCGCATCGTCGGGGTGTCCTTCGCCGTCGAGACCGGGCACGCCGCCTATGTGCCGTTCGGCCACGACTATGAAGGCGCGCCGGCCCAGCTTTCCGAGGCCGCGGTGCTCGAAGCGCTGCGACCGATCCTGGAGGACCCGGCGCGCGGGAAGCTCGGGCATAACCTCAAGTACGATATTAGCGTGTTCGCGACCCACGGCATCGCGCTCTCGGGGATCCGCCACGACTCGATGCTCGAGTCCTATGTCCTCGACAGCACCGCGACCCGCCATGACCTCGATTCTCTGGCCCTCAAGTACCTCGGCGTGCGTACCATCCATTACCAGGACGTGGCGGGCAAGGGTACCCAGCAAGTGACGTTCAACCGCGTCCCACTAGAACGGGCCGGGCCCTATGCCGCCGAGGACGTCGATGTGGCCTTGAAGCTCCACGAGGCATTCCGGCCGAGGCTTTGCGCCGAGCCGGGTCTCACGCAGTTGTACGAGGACATCGAAGTGCCGCTCATCCCGGTCTTGTCGCGTATCGAGCGCAACGGCGTCCGCATCGACACCGCGATGCTGCGCGAGCAGAGCCGGGAGCTCGGCCGGCGCCTGCGTGACATCGAAGAGGAGGCACACCAAGCGGCCGGGATGGTCTTCAACCTGGATTCCCCGAGGCAGATCCAGGAGATCCTGTTCGAGCGGCTAGGGCTGCCGGTCACCGAGCGTACCGCCAAGGGCCAGCCTTCGACGGCCGAATCGGTGTTGCAGGAGCTGGCGCTCGACTATCCCCTGCCACGCCTGATCCTGGAGCATCGCAGTCTCGCCAAGCTCCGATCGACCTACACCGAGAAGCTCCCGCAGCAGGTCGATCCCGGCACCGGGCGCGTGCACACGAGCTATCACCAGGCCGTGGCGGCCACCGGGCGCTTGTCCTCCGCGGACCCGAACCTCCAGAACATCCCGGTCCGGACCGAAGAGGGCCGCCGCATCCGCCGGGCCTTCGTCGCCCCGCCGGGTTACCGGCTGATCGCGGGCGACTATTCCCAGATCGAGCTCCGCATCATGGCCCATCTCTCGGCGGACCCGCTGCTGGTCGCCGCGTTCGCGGAGGGACTGGATATCCATCGCGCCACTGCGGCCGAGATGTTCGGAGTCGCCCCCGAATCGGTCAGTGCCGAGCACCGGCGCGCCGCCAAGACCATCAACTTCGGCCTCTTGTACGGGATGTCGGCCTTCGGTCTCGCGCGCCAGCTCGGGATCGAGCGCGGCGCGGCCCAACAATATGTCGATCGCTATTTCGCGCGCCATTCAGGTGTGCGCGCCTTCATGGACCGTATCCGCTCACAGGCACGCCGGCAAGGCTATGTGGAAACCGTGTTCCACCGCCGCTTGCACCTGCCCGAGATCAACTCCCGGAACGCGCCCCGCCGCCAGTACGCCGAGCGCACGGCCATCAATGCGCCCATGCAGGGCACGGCCGCGGATCTCATCAAGCTCGCCATGATCCGCGTCGACCGCTGGATCGCGGATACAGGCATCGACGCCAAGGTGATCCTGCAGGTGCATGACGAGCTGGTCCTCGAGATCGCCGAGGACGCGGTGGATCTGGCCTGCCGGGGACTCAAAGACATAATGGAGTCCGTGGCGCAGTTGACCGTACCGCTCGCCGTCGATGTCGGGGCGGGTACCCATTGGGACGAGGCGCATTGA
- a CDS encoding Uma2 family endonuclease, whose protein sequence is MHRAPAINPPPLYGRLLALPDHVTGEILNGQLHTQPRPPGLHGLAERGLNIDIGGPFDFGRGGPGGWWIIPEPEVHFVRDVEVAVPDLAGWRRERMPSVPKDQRFEVVPDWVCEILSPSTSKKDRMIKLPLYARYGVAFAWLVDPLGRTLEAFELRDKLWALIATHQDDALVRVPPFDAIEFPLNDLWA, encoded by the coding sequence ATGCACCGCGCCCCAGCCATCAATCCTCCTCCATTGTATGGGCGCCTGCTAGCCTTGCCGGATCATGTGACCGGCGAGATCCTGAATGGGCAGTTGCACACCCAGCCCCGCCCGCCGGGGCTGCATGGGCTGGCCGAGCGGGGCTTGAACATCGACATCGGCGGGCCGTTCGACTTTGGGCGGGGTGGGCCGGGTGGTTGGTGGATCATTCCCGAGCCGGAGGTGCATTTCGTTCGCGACGTGGAGGTGGCCGTGCCGGATCTGGCGGGCTGGCGGCGGGAGCGGATGCCGTCCGTCCCGAAGGATCAGCGCTTCGAGGTCGTGCCGGATTGGGTGTGCGAGATCCTTTCTCCCTCCACCTCGAAAAAGGATCGGATGATCAAGCTGCCGCTGTATGCCCGCTACGGGGTGGCTTTCGCCTGGCTGGTGGACCCGCTGGGGCGCACGCTGGAGGCCTTCGAGCTGCGGGATAAGCTGTGGGCCCTGATTGCGACACACCAGGACGACGCACTGGTGCGTGTTCCGCCTTTCGATGCGATCGAGTTCCCGCTTAATGACCTATGGGCGTAA